The following are encoded in a window of Salmo trutta chromosome 27, fSalTru1.1, whole genome shotgun sequence genomic DNA:
- the ehmt1a gene encoding histone-lysine N-methyltransferase EHMT1 isoform X1, whose product MERRGVSQESEAGKRHPNPRSVTPTGAKGKKALSAKSHVNKKSKAKMTSVHGSVAGSNGFILHKKQARATPQRKGGSPHGLSKTPPTPADSGREAVITGISDVQTPSCPSLDPAPTSSTQCAWKTMGKPACNPAALKRLTRDGAESSMEVIGMEKSMAPSHIKLPPSCKGKRVVSTKSQPGSRKRKRKMGMYNFVPKKKSKVLKKESSFVKAGQESGREKRVDLTHREICEIKESQALLAKQCDEKATDLSKGNKMEEEDSCSKQEYTELTLESLDLKAQEELFSPPLSGFPVDGEVTETDLSEELPLCCCRMETPCSGESLSQTEHTCMATESVDGLVSRCQRSVLKHEMMRPSNTVHLLVLCEDHRAGMVKHQCCPGCGLFCRAGSFMECRPYGSISHRFHRGCASVIKAQSFCPHCGEDATGAQEVTVPKTVSNPVTVPKAEPVLPSVPAVPAVYPVALLPVVSTRPLIHRAKKTTELERSLDTSPNSLKRETLGDGEEPAKTSLESILMALDDENMRPKKVKYHTKQLYISAHHGELQKVIHLLVDGKDPNYLMYSQNKRTPLHAAAAEGHQEVCHMLVQAGANLDMFDEEQRTPLMDACENNHLDTVKYLLRAGAALSHKDIKGSTCLHLAAKLGHYDVVQHLLSKASKQVNCQDDGGWTPITWAIEYKHRELVLLLLSRGADVNIRDKEENICLHWAALSGSNDIAQILLDARCDLHAVNVHGDSTLHIAARENQLECVTLLLSQGADVNLKNREGETPLDCCIYNSKVWVSLNTNKKLTDARRSRDSHREKVLSRDISRGYEAVPIACVNGVDSDSCPDNYKYVPDSCVTSPINIDKDITHLQHCVCTDDCSSNTCMCAQLSLRCWYDKEGRLPLEFCQKEPPVLFECNHACSCWRSCRNRVVQNGLRARLQLYKTQRMGWGVRALQDIPQGTFICEYVGEIITDAEADGRENDSFLFTLDNKVGDVHCIDARLFGNIGRFINHLCEPNLLAVRVFTMHQDLRFPRIAFFSRKPIQSGDQIGFDYGDHFWKVKSKYYSCQCCSPRCRHSSAARAQSLERLASPAQQSGAHTALTQS is encoded by the exons ATGGAGCGCAGGGGAGTCAGTCAGGAATCAGAGGCAGGGAAAAGACATCCTAACCCCCGCTCTGTGACACCCACAGGGGCCAAGGGGAAGAAGGCTCTGAGTGCTAAATCGCACGTGAACAAAAAATCCAAAGCTAAGATGACATCTGTTCACGGCTCAGTCGCTGGGTCCAATGGTTTTATTCTGCATAAAAAACAAGCGAGGGCAACCCCTCAAAGGAAAGGTGGTTCACCCCATGGACTAAGCAAAACCCCTCCAACTCCTGCAGACAGTGGTAGAGAAGCTGTTATAACAGGGATCTCAGATGTACAAACTCCTAGCTGTCCATCTCTGGACCCTGCCCCAACATCGAGTACACAGTGTGCATGGAAGACTATGGGCAAACCTGCCTGCAATCCAGCAGCACTGAAG CGTTTAACCAGGGACGGAGCAGAGTCGAGCATGGAAGTCATTGGGATGGAAAAGTCAATGGCACCTTCCCACATCAAGCTACCTCCGAGCTGTAAAGGAAAGAGAGTTGTCTCTACCAAGTCACAGCCAG GGTctaggaagaggaagaggaagatgggAATGTACAACTTTGTCCCTAAGAAAAAATCCAAGGTGTTGAAG AAAGAGAGCTCATTTGTAAAGGCAGGGCAAGAAAGCGGCAGGGAGAAGAGAGTAGACCTGACGCACAGAGAGATTTGTGAAATAAAAGAAAGCCAAGCACTGTTAGCCAAGCAGTGTGATGAAAAGGCAACTGACTTAAGCAAAGGAAACAAAATGGAGGAAGAGGACAGCTGCAGTAAGCAGGAATACACTGAACTGACTTTAGAATCTCTGGATCTGAAAGCCCAAGAGGAgctgttctctcctcctctctcag GCTTTCCAGTTGATGGTGAGGTGACAGAGACTGACCTGTCTGAAGAGCTCCCTCTGTGCTGCTGTCGCATGGAGACCCCATGCAGTGGGGAGAGCCTGTCCCAGACTGAGCACACCTGCATGGCCACAGAGAGTGTGGATGGCCTG GTGAGTCGGTGTCAGAGGAGTGTGCTGAAGCATGAGATGATGCGTCCCTCCAACACAGTGCATCTGCTGGTTCTGTGTGAGGACCACAGGGCTGGCATGGTCAAGCATCAGTGCTGCCCTGGCTGTGGCCTCTTCTGCCGGGCG GGGAGCTTCATGGAGTGCAGACCGTATGGCAGCATCTCTCACCGTTTCCACCGTGGCTGTGCATCAGTCATCAAGGCCCAGAGCTTCTGTCCCCACTGTGGGGAGGATGCCACCGGGGCCCAGGAAGTCACTGTTCCCAAAACCGTCTCCAATCCTGTCACTGTCCCCAAAGCTGAACCTGTACTTCCTTCTGTGCCAGCTGTTCCTGCTGTTTACCCAGTGGCCCTTCTTCCCGTTGTGTCCACCAGGCCCCTCATTCACAGGGCAAAGAAGACCACTGAGCTTGAGAGGAGTCTGGACACCTCCCCCAACAG CCTGAAGAGGGAGACGTTaggtgatggagaggaaccagctaAAACGTCACTGGAGAGCATCCTAATGGCCCTGGATGATGAAAA tatgagGCCGAAGAAAGTGAAGTACCACACGAAGCAGCTGTACATCTCTGCCCATCACGGAGAGCTCCAGAAAGTCATCCATCTGCTGG TGGATGGAAAAGACCCCAACTACCTGATGTACAGCCAGAACAAGAGGACCCCTCTACATGCTGCAGCAGCTGAAGGACACCAGGAGGTCTGTCACATGCTCGTCCAG GCTGGAGCTAACCTGGACATGTTTGATGAGGAGCAGAGAACCCCCCTGATGGACGCCTGCGAGAACAACCATCTGGACACAGTCAAGTACCTGCTGAGGGCCGGGGCAGCGCTCAGCCATAAG GATATCAAGGGCTCAACCTGTCTGCATCTGGCAGCTAAACTTGGACATTATGATGTAGTTCAACATCTCCTGTCCAAGGCATCCAAGCAGGTCAACTGTCAG GATGATGGTGGGTGGACCCCCATCACCTGGGCTATAGAGTACAAGCACAGAGAGCTAGTCCTACTGCTGCTCTCCAGAGGGGCTGATGTTAACATCCGAGACAAG GAAGAGAACATTTGCCTCCACTGGGCAGCCCTGTCTGGCTCCAATGACATCGCTCAGATCCTGCTTGATGCCAGATGTGACCTCCATGCAGTCAACGTCCATGGGGACTCAACTCTACACATTGCTGCCAGGGAGAATCAACTGGAATGTGTGAC ACTGCTTCTGTCCCAAGGAGCAGACGTGAACCTgaagaacagagagggggagaccCCTCTGGACTGCTGTATCTACAACTCTAAGGTGTGGGTGTCCCTGAACACTAATAAGAAGCTGACAGATGCCAGGAGAAGCAGGGACAGTCATAGAGAGAAGGTCCTTAGCAG GGACATCTCTCGGGGGTATGAGGCAGTCCCCATCGCCTGTGTTAACGGGGTGGACAGTGACTCCTGTCCTGATAACTACAAATACGTCCCTGACAGCTGTGTCACTTCCCCAATTAATATAGACAAGGACATCACTCATTTACAG CATTGTGTATGTACAGATGACTGCTCTTCAAATACCTGCATGTGTGCCCAGCTCAGCCTGCGCTGTTGGTATGACAAA GAGGGGCGCCTgcctctggagttctgtcagaagGAGCCTCCGGTCCTGTTTGAGTGTAACCACGCCTGCTCCTGTTGGAGGAGCTGCAGGAACCGCGTGGTTCAGAATGGACTTCG GGCTCGGCTGCAGCTCTATAAAACCCAGAGGATGGGCTGGGGCGTGAGGGCACTGCAGGATATTCCTCAAGGAACTTTCATTTGCGA GTATGTGGGTGAAATCATTACTGATGCAGAGGCAGATGGCAGGGAAAATGACTCATTCCTCTTCACCCTGGACAATAAG GTGGGTGATGTGCACTGTATTGATGCGCGACTCTTTGGCAACATTGGCCGGTTTATTAACCACCTGTGTGAACCTAACCTGCTAGCAGTCCGAGTGTTCACCATGCATCAGGACCTGCGGTTCCCACGCATTGCCTTCTTCTCCAGAAAGCCCATTCAGTCAGGCGATCAGATTGG GTTTGACTACGGTGATCACTTCTGGAAGGTCAAGAGCAAGTATTACAGCTGCCAGTGCTGCTCTCCAAGGTGTAGACACTCGTCAGCCGCTAGAGCCCAGAGCTTAGAGAGGTTGGCCAGCCCAGCCCAACAGTCAGGTGCCCATACTGCCCTAACGCAATCATAA
- the ehmt1a gene encoding histone-lysine N-methyltransferase EHMT1 isoform X2 yields MERRGVSQESEAGKRHPNPRSVTPTGAKGKKALSAKSHVNKKSKAKMTSVHGSVAGSNGFILHKKQARATPQRKGGSPHGLSKTPPTPADSGREAVITGISDVQTPSCPSLDPAPTSSTQCAWKTMGKPACNPAALKRLTRDGAESSMEVIGMEKSMAPSHIKLPPSCKGKRVVSTKSQPGSRKRKRKMGMYNFVPKKKSKVLKKESSFVKAGQESGREKRVDLTHREICEIKESQALLAKQCDEKATDLSKGNKMEEEDSCSKQEYTELTLESLDLKAQEELFSPPLSGFPVDGEVTETDLSEELPLCCCRMETPCSGESLSQTEHTCMATESVDGLVSRCQRSVLKHEMMRPSNTVHLLVLCEDHRAGMVKHQCCPGCGLFCRAGSFMECRPYGSISHRFHRGCASVIKAQSFCPHCGEDATGAQEVTVPKTVSNPVTVPKAEPVLPSVPAVPAVYPVALLPVVSTRPLIHRAKKTTELERSLDTSPNSLKRETLGDGEEPAKTSLESILMALDDENMRPKKVKYHTKQLYISAHHGELQKVIHLLVDGKDPNYLMYSQNKRTPLHAAAAEGHQEVCHMLVQAGANLDMFDEEQRTPLMDACENNHLDTVKYLLRAGAALSHKDIKGSTCLHLAAKLGHYDVVQHLLSKASKQVNCQDDGGWTPITWAIEYKHRELVLLLLSRGADVNIRDKEENICLHWAALSGSNDIAQILLDARCDLHAVNVHGDSTLHIAARENQLECVTLLLSQGADVNLKNREGETPLDCCIYNSKVWVSLNTNKKLTDARRSRDSHREKVLSRDISRGYEAVPIACVNGVDSDSCPDNYKYVPDSCVTSPINIDKDITHLQHCVCTDDCSSNTCMCAQLSLRCWYDKEGRLPLEFCQKEPPVLFECNHACSCWRSCRNRVVQNGLRARLQLYKTQRMGWGVRALQDIPQGTFICE; encoded by the exons ATGGAGCGCAGGGGAGTCAGTCAGGAATCAGAGGCAGGGAAAAGACATCCTAACCCCCGCTCTGTGACACCCACAGGGGCCAAGGGGAAGAAGGCTCTGAGTGCTAAATCGCACGTGAACAAAAAATCCAAAGCTAAGATGACATCTGTTCACGGCTCAGTCGCTGGGTCCAATGGTTTTATTCTGCATAAAAAACAAGCGAGGGCAACCCCTCAAAGGAAAGGTGGTTCACCCCATGGACTAAGCAAAACCCCTCCAACTCCTGCAGACAGTGGTAGAGAAGCTGTTATAACAGGGATCTCAGATGTACAAACTCCTAGCTGTCCATCTCTGGACCCTGCCCCAACATCGAGTACACAGTGTGCATGGAAGACTATGGGCAAACCTGCCTGCAATCCAGCAGCACTGAAG CGTTTAACCAGGGACGGAGCAGAGTCGAGCATGGAAGTCATTGGGATGGAAAAGTCAATGGCACCTTCCCACATCAAGCTACCTCCGAGCTGTAAAGGAAAGAGAGTTGTCTCTACCAAGTCACAGCCAG GGTctaggaagaggaagaggaagatgggAATGTACAACTTTGTCCCTAAGAAAAAATCCAAGGTGTTGAAG AAAGAGAGCTCATTTGTAAAGGCAGGGCAAGAAAGCGGCAGGGAGAAGAGAGTAGACCTGACGCACAGAGAGATTTGTGAAATAAAAGAAAGCCAAGCACTGTTAGCCAAGCAGTGTGATGAAAAGGCAACTGACTTAAGCAAAGGAAACAAAATGGAGGAAGAGGACAGCTGCAGTAAGCAGGAATACACTGAACTGACTTTAGAATCTCTGGATCTGAAAGCCCAAGAGGAgctgttctctcctcctctctcag GCTTTCCAGTTGATGGTGAGGTGACAGAGACTGACCTGTCTGAAGAGCTCCCTCTGTGCTGCTGTCGCATGGAGACCCCATGCAGTGGGGAGAGCCTGTCCCAGACTGAGCACACCTGCATGGCCACAGAGAGTGTGGATGGCCTG GTGAGTCGGTGTCAGAGGAGTGTGCTGAAGCATGAGATGATGCGTCCCTCCAACACAGTGCATCTGCTGGTTCTGTGTGAGGACCACAGGGCTGGCATGGTCAAGCATCAGTGCTGCCCTGGCTGTGGCCTCTTCTGCCGGGCG GGGAGCTTCATGGAGTGCAGACCGTATGGCAGCATCTCTCACCGTTTCCACCGTGGCTGTGCATCAGTCATCAAGGCCCAGAGCTTCTGTCCCCACTGTGGGGAGGATGCCACCGGGGCCCAGGAAGTCACTGTTCCCAAAACCGTCTCCAATCCTGTCACTGTCCCCAAAGCTGAACCTGTACTTCCTTCTGTGCCAGCTGTTCCTGCTGTTTACCCAGTGGCCCTTCTTCCCGTTGTGTCCACCAGGCCCCTCATTCACAGGGCAAAGAAGACCACTGAGCTTGAGAGGAGTCTGGACACCTCCCCCAACAG CCTGAAGAGGGAGACGTTaggtgatggagaggaaccagctaAAACGTCACTGGAGAGCATCCTAATGGCCCTGGATGATGAAAA tatgagGCCGAAGAAAGTGAAGTACCACACGAAGCAGCTGTACATCTCTGCCCATCACGGAGAGCTCCAGAAAGTCATCCATCTGCTGG TGGATGGAAAAGACCCCAACTACCTGATGTACAGCCAGAACAAGAGGACCCCTCTACATGCTGCAGCAGCTGAAGGACACCAGGAGGTCTGTCACATGCTCGTCCAG GCTGGAGCTAACCTGGACATGTTTGATGAGGAGCAGAGAACCCCCCTGATGGACGCCTGCGAGAACAACCATCTGGACACAGTCAAGTACCTGCTGAGGGCCGGGGCAGCGCTCAGCCATAAG GATATCAAGGGCTCAACCTGTCTGCATCTGGCAGCTAAACTTGGACATTATGATGTAGTTCAACATCTCCTGTCCAAGGCATCCAAGCAGGTCAACTGTCAG GATGATGGTGGGTGGACCCCCATCACCTGGGCTATAGAGTACAAGCACAGAGAGCTAGTCCTACTGCTGCTCTCCAGAGGGGCTGATGTTAACATCCGAGACAAG GAAGAGAACATTTGCCTCCACTGGGCAGCCCTGTCTGGCTCCAATGACATCGCTCAGATCCTGCTTGATGCCAGATGTGACCTCCATGCAGTCAACGTCCATGGGGACTCAACTCTACACATTGCTGCCAGGGAGAATCAACTGGAATGTGTGAC ACTGCTTCTGTCCCAAGGAGCAGACGTGAACCTgaagaacagagagggggagaccCCTCTGGACTGCTGTATCTACAACTCTAAGGTGTGGGTGTCCCTGAACACTAATAAGAAGCTGACAGATGCCAGGAGAAGCAGGGACAGTCATAGAGAGAAGGTCCTTAGCAG GGACATCTCTCGGGGGTATGAGGCAGTCCCCATCGCCTGTGTTAACGGGGTGGACAGTGACTCCTGTCCTGATAACTACAAATACGTCCCTGACAGCTGTGTCACTTCCCCAATTAATATAGACAAGGACATCACTCATTTACAG CATTGTGTATGTACAGATGACTGCTCTTCAAATACCTGCATGTGTGCCCAGCTCAGCCTGCGCTGTTGGTATGACAAA GAGGGGCGCCTgcctctggagttctgtcagaagGAGCCTCCGGTCCTGTTTGAGTGTAACCACGCCTGCTCCTGTTGGAGGAGCTGCAGGAACCGCGTGGTTCAGAATGGACTTCG GGCTCGGCTGCAGCTCTATAAAACCCAGAGGATGGGCTGGGGCGTGAGGGCACTGCAGGATATTCCTCAAGGAACTTTCATTTGCGAGTGA
- the LOC115164719 gene encoding arrestin domain-containing protein 1 → MGKLQEFDITFKDNKVVYSPGESLSGTLKITTTEALLCKDIKVNCQGFCGVTSKSNDTAWTVEEQYFSSTLSVADKGTLKRGDHSFPFKFLIPASVPTSFEGNYGKVMYRVRAFIDTPRFSKDYKVEKPFYLLNLLNLNDVPDIHGRSSSSVTKKFTYLLGVKTGTVVLKAHSDMKGYTPGQVIQLTTEIHNQSGKTTGTVVACLIQKVTYQTKKPTIDLRTLVQVEGAGVKAGKQAEWNEQIIVPPLPQSSLADCGLINMEYFIQVSLKSPEASFLLPIHIGNISVDTTSARPSRPPPPTTDPSRSSVNPTKLENSRRSEPSSQDQETPTTPRPSPHPAPKPFPRIRVSTTSPSAPPAEMDYLVMDARGQVTEALPTESHSQLGVLSSQATVSPSAFSYAPGLTFSQNQPQSDATNPTGPLFCVSTGATIPFFSEGSTNPKPTLYPLLPPEYSTSTLPHEAPPSYVESCSSNT, encoded by the exons ATATCAAAGTGAATTGCCAAGGCTTCTGTGGTGTCACCAGCAAGAGCAATGACACAGCCTGGACGGTGGAAGAGCAGTATTTCAGCAGCACGCTCTCTGTGGCAGATAAAG GAACCCTGAAACGGGGAGATCACAGTTTTCCATTCAAGTTTCTCATTCCAG CCTCTGTTCCCACATCCTTTGAAGGAAACTATGGAAAAGTTATGTACAGAGTGAGGGCTTTCATTGACACTCCTCGCTTCTCTAAGGACTATAAGGTGGAGAAGCCTTTCTACCTGCTGAATCTCCTCAACCTCAATGATGTACCTGACATCCAT GGACGTAGTTCATCTTCCGTTACTAAGAAGTTCACCTACCTGCTGGGGGTAAAGACAGGAACTGTGGTGCTGAAGGCCCATAGTGACATGAAGGGCTACACACCTGGTCAGGTCATCCAACTGACCACAGAGATCCACAACCAGTCTGGGAAAACCACAGGGACTGTGGTAGCCTGTCTCATTCAG AAAGTAACTTACCAGACAaagaagcctaccattgacttgAGGACTTTAGTGCAGGTGGAGGGTGCTGGGGTGAAGGCTGGCAAACAGGCTGAGTGGAATGAGCAGATTATTGTACCTCCTCTGCCCCAGTCATCTCTGGCTGACTGTGGTCTAATAAACATGGAATACTTTATTCAA GTCTCTTTGAAATCTCCTGAGGCTTCGTTTTTGTTGCCCATCCACATTGGAAACATCTCAGTGGATACCACGTCAGCACGACCCTCCAGACCCCCTCCTCCAACCACCGATCCTTCTCGCTCCTCCGTAAACCCTACCAAGCTAGAAAACAGCAGACGCTCTGAGCCATCCTCCCAAGACCAAGAAACTCCTACTACCCCTCGCCCTTCCCCCCACCCAGCCCCAAAACCTTTTCCCAGAATCAGAGTCTCCACTACCTCCCCCAGTGCCCCTCCAGCTGAGATGGACTATCTGGTCATGGATGCCAGGGGGCAGGTGACCGAGGCCCTCCCAACTGAGAGCCACTCCCAGCTTGGTGTCTTGAGCTCTCAGGCCACTGTCTCCCCCAGTGCCTTCAGCTATGCCCCAGGCCTCACCTTCTCCCAGAACCAGCCCCAGAGTGACGCCACAAACCCAACGGGACCTTTGTTCTGTGTGTCCACAGGGGCCAccatcccattcttctctgaggGCAGTACCAACCCCAAGCCTACCCTCTACCCACTCCTGCCTCCAGAGTACAGCACCTCAACACTCCCACATG AGGCTCCTCCCAGCTATGTCGAGAGCTGTAGCAGCAACACATAA